ACGATCTTCGACGCTGAGGTGGTGCCGCTGCTGGAAGCCGCGCCCGGCCTCAGGGCCGTGGCGATCTTCGAGGAGATGTGCCGGCGGCATCCCGATCTCGCCCCGGGTGTCCGGCGGACGCTCGAGCGGCGTATCCGCACCTGGCGCGCGCTGCACGGGCCGGAGCAGGAGGTCATCTTTCGCCAGACCCATGAGCCGGGCGCGATGGGCCTGTCCGACTTCACCGACATGAACGAGCTCGGCATCATCGTCGCCGGCGCCCCGCTCGACCACCGGCTCTATCACTTCCGCCTGGTCTGGTCCGGCTTCGAGCACGCCCATGTCATCCTGGGCGGCGAGAGCTACGTCGCCCTCGCCGAGGGGCTGCAGAACGCCCTCTGGCTTCTGGGCGGCGCCCCGCGCGAACATCGCAGCGACAGCCTCTCCGCCGCCTTCCGCAACCTCACCGCCGAGAACGTCGCCGACCTGACCCGCCGATATGACGCGCTCTGCACCCATTACGGCATGACCCCGTCGCGCAACAATCGCGGTGTCGCTCATGAGAACGGCGCCATCGAAAGCCCCCACGGCCATCTCAAGCGCGCGGTCCGCGACGCCCTTCTCCTGCGTGGCAGCACAGTCTTCGTCGACCTCGAAGCCTATCGCCGCTTCATCGCCGAGATCGTCGGCCGCCAGAACCGGCGCCACGCCGAGCGCATCGACGCCGAGCGCGCCGCCCTGCAGAAACTCCCCGATCAGCGCACCGCCGATTACGAGGAGACCGTCGTCACCGTCACCTCCTCCGGCGGCTTCACCCT
This genomic interval from Acidiphilium multivorum AIU301 contains the following:
- the istA gene encoding IS21 family transposase → MPGRHINDHQKRLFMRYRQTDGVALAAAKAGFSTAAGYRLEQERHLPSSPKPPRGRRRPDPLATIFDAEVVPLLEAAPGLRAVAIFEEMCRRHPDLAPGVRRTLERRIRTWRALHGPEQEVIFRQTHEPGAMGLSDFTDMNELGIIVAGAPLDHRLYHFRLVWSGFEHAHVILGGESYVALAEGLQNALWLLGGAPREHRSDSLSAAFRNLTAENVADLTRRYDALCTHYGMTPSRNNRGVAHENGAIESPHGHLKRAVRDALLLRGSTVFVDLEAYRRFIAEIVGRQNRRHAERIDAERAALQKLPDQRTADYEETVVTVTSSGGFTLRKVFYTVPSRLIGQRLRVRLYDNRLELFLAATPLMTLPRGRPQPDGRHGHVVDYRHVIHSLRRKPMALLNLVYRHQLFPRDAYRRTFEHLLEQTPPRDACRIMVELLAIAHERACEAELASVLAADIKAGRQPDLKAIRQRFAPDPASLPALTIPTMPLASYDILLQGAAA